The DNA window AAATTCACACACAATTCAATAAATGGTAAGATACGTATAAAAGAGTGGAAGAAAGGTGAAAATCACATGAGGTTTCCTCAAAAATGTAACGCTGCCGTTATCTTTACGGGACTGCTGTCAATACTCTTGTTTTTTTCGACGATAACTACGTCGGCTAGTGCCGCTGCGCCACTAAAAGATGTGGCTACAACGCATTGGGCTTATCAAGACATTCAGTCGCTGCTCGGAAAAAACGTCTTGACTGGCTATTCGAATGGAACGTTCAAACCAGAACAAGACGTGACGCGTGCACAAGCGGCGAAAATTATTGCACTGGCTGCGGGTATTGAGCCGCTCAATCCGAAAACAGCGAGTTATCCTGATGTGGCGACGGGTCACTGGGCATTTGGTTATATTGAAGCATTGAAAAAAGAAGGTGTTATTCATGGCAAAGGCAATGGGCTGTATGCTCCGGATGACAAGTTAACGCGTGGACAAATGGCCAAGATTTTGACAGAAGGTTTTGATCTTGTTGGGCACTCCGCGAATTTCTTTACCGACGTGACCACAACAGATTGGATGTTTACGTATGTCTTAGCACTGCGTGATAACGGCATTACGGTTGGGTATCCGGAAGACAATACCTACCGGCCAAACGGCATCGTCACACGTGCGCAAATGGCTGCGTTTGCCAATCGCGCGATGGAATGGAAAGCTCTTCAACAACCAGCACTTCCGAGTAAAGTTATTGGATTTGGAGACAGCAATACGTCAGGTTCTTATTTACCGAAAGAATTTCCCGACTACCCGAATCACAATTGGCCAACGTTAGCAGGAATCACCAATGCCGGTGTCAGTGGCAATACGACAGCAATTGCCTTGAAAAGATTCAAACAAGACGTGTTGGATCAACAGCCATCTACGGTCGTCATGATGTTCGGGTTGAACGACGCATTAATGCGTGCAGATACGAAACAACCACAAGTCAGTAAGGAGCAATTTGAAAAAAATATCTCGCAAATGACAACGCAAATGGTGGCAAAAGGCATAACGGTTGTTTTGATGACCAATTTGCCCGTCAATGAACGTGTGTACTACCAGTCTCAAGCAGCGCAAAACCCAGGTATTGAAAAACTCTATGCCAGTAAGGGGGGCCTTCATGCGTGGCAAGACAGCTACAATGATATTATTCGCAAAGTCGCTGAACAACAAGGTGTTGAACTCATCGATAATTATGCCAACGCGGTGCAAAAAGCAGGAGGCGCAACAGACACTGATCTTGCAAGCAGCGGATTAGTCGATCCACTTCTCGGATTTCATTGGACGCCGCGCGGGCATATGATGGTGGCGCATTCCGTAAATGTGTGGGTGCCAGGCACCCACACAACTCTCGCGCAATTCAACAACAAAACCCCCACAAGCCGGTAATTCGGCGTGTGGGGGTTTAACTGTGGTTTTAGGGTTAGTTACCAAACAGTTTTTCGAGTGAGTATTGATCTCCGAACAGCAGGTCGTATTGAATCATTTCGTATTGCTGTTTGGTGGTCTCCACTTTATCGGGAGTCACTTTATAAAGTTCGCCATCTGCGTCTATTTTCACTTCGTTGGTGTAGCCCGGCATTTCCGCTTGGAAGTTTTCCAGTACTGCGTGATACAAAGGCTGCTCAATTCCAGCTAGGTCAAAGACGGTTGGTGCTAGGAAAGAGGGGCTGATTGTACCAAGGTCTGGAACTTCAGTGCCGTAGTTATTCCAAATAGCCAGCGGTGTGGATCTCATTTTCTTTTGATCTTCTAGGCTCCAATTAATGTCTCCTGCTCCGCGAGGGACATATCCAGCTTGCTTGAATAATTTATAGTCATTGCCGATCGCAGGTAAATGGTCTCCGAAAAAGACGACAATGGTTGGTTCGTCAGACGTTTCGTAATAATCGATCAAGCTCTTAAATGCAGCATCAGCGTCTGCGACTCCTTGTGTGTACGACCGCAACAATAAATTGAAAACGGGATCCACTCCAGGAGGTGTCTGCGTTTCGACAGTGAAATCTGGGTATTTATCCACGTTGTAACTCGTGTGGTTTTGCATCGTAATTGCATAGATAAATGACGGATCTTCATTCGCTTCTGTTTGTTCGATGATGGTATCGGTCACTTGCTGGTCAGAAACGTAAGGTCCTCGGTAGACAGGATCGGTAAACCCGTCAATATCAATGAATTCATCAAAACCGATATGTTTATACACTTCTTCCCGGTTCCAAAACCATTTCGGGTAAGGGTGAATGGCCGTCGTCTCATACCCGAGACTTGCCAAATAGTTAGGCATCGCCGGAATTTCACTTTTAATGTATTGCTGGTACGGAACGGAACCAGGCGGTAGGAACATATTGGTAAAACCCGTCAGCGCTTCGAACTCGACGTTACTCGTGCCGCCGCCAAAAGCAGGAGCCAAAATATGACCATCTTGCTGTGCTCTGACGTTTGGCATAGGGTCTTCATTAAACGACAACCCTTCAATCGACGTCGGGTCCCAGAAAGATTCGCTCATGATAAAGATGATGTTCGGATCTTGCTTAGCCGTTGAATTGGATTGCGGTTCGACTTTAGTCAAGTTGTCAACAATATCCATCACGTTTTTTTCGTTGTAGCCACTTGGTGGCAGCACGATGGCACTTTGCATATTCAACATAAACGTCAACAAAAAGCCATTGGTTTTGTAATTGCGTTCTTGATCAAATGTCAGGTTGTTAATGTCGACATCTTTTAACGTGGACTCTACTTCAGGAATGGACCGATAGAAAACAAAAATGCTCAAGTACGCGGCACCTAAACCAATAAACAGCATACGAACCCATGGGTTTAAGCGAATCCAGCGCTTTGGCTTTTTGATAAACAGAAACACCGAAATGGCGACAATGACCGCCACGATAAGTCCGAAAACAAGAATAACTTGTGTCAAGTTGATCGTTTCATATAAATTTGGCAATAAATTCAATACATTATTATAAAGCAACAAATCCCAAGGGTATAAAAATTCCCCTAAGAAACTGAATTTATAATAGCTGAAAACAGCCAGAGTCACCACTAACGCATTGGTGACGACAAAACTAACAAAATAACGATTAAAGATTCCTAAAAACACGATGAACAAGCTAAAAACAATCATGTAATTAAAGAAAAAGGCTTCTTTGTGATCACTGCGCCACACAGCGCGTTCAGCGTAACTACCGTTCAAATAGGTTTCAATTCCATTCACCAACAAAAAGAAATAAAACATGGTGGCTAACATCACCAAAACCGGCTTGTAGCTCCATTTGACTTTCATGTAAATCACCTCAAAAAAATTTTTCGACTTTGCTGCTCCTGCTGCAATCGGAATATCGACTACCCTCAAGTATAAAGGAAGTACAAGAGGCAAGCAAATTGCGCGAGAGTTGTGTGGGTGCCTGGCACCCATACAATATACCCAAAATTTAAAGAAAAAACGGTCAACAAGATAGCTTTGGAACCATGGACTTTTGATGTGTAAAATGGAAAAATGAAGGTGAATTAATTAATTGATAATTTCGATAATTTTATCTTGAAAGGGAGGAACCAAGATGAGGGAAACAAGTTTTTGGTTAATGGTGTTCATCTTATTGATCAGTAGTGTCACAGGGTTCAGTAGTCCGGTCGCATCAAAAGCGCCAAATCCCGAAGTGAAGCTGTCGAAAACCTTAGTAAAGCCGCAGTCACCAAAAGAAAAAGTGCGAATCATCATTGAATTACAAGAACAGCCGACGATTGAAATCGCAACGACGAAGGGTGTTCTTTACAAAGAGTTGCCGGAAAGTCAGAAACAACGCATTGAAGCGGCTGCCGCTAAAAAACAAAAAACGGCACAAACAGCTATTACGAAAGTGGCACCCAAAATCGATTATCTTCAAACGTTTACAGCGGTCTTTAACGGTTTCTCAGCAGAAGTTATTGCGGGACAAGTAGCCGAAATCGCGGAGTTGCCAAGTGTTAAAGCTGTATATGAAGCGACGGAGTATAAACGTCCTGCAGTCCAGCCGACGATGAAATACGCCAAAGAACTGGTTCAAGCGCAACAAGCCTGGCGTGATTATGGCTTTAAAGGAGAAGGCATGATTGTCGGAGTAATCGATACAGGCATTGACTCGGGACATCGCGACATGAAACTGAGCGATAACAAGACGGCTACCTTAACAAAAGGCCAAGTCGATGCGTTTGTCTCGGATCACGCAATTGAAGAAGGTGCATTTTTCACAGAAAAAGTACCGTTTGGTTACAATTATATGGACGCCAACACTGAAATTCGTGACGTGGCACCGGGTGCTTCGATGCACGGCATGCACGTAGCCGGAACGATTGGTGCAAATGGCGATGAAAAAAAGGGCGGCATTAAAGGTGTTGCTCCGGAAGCGCAATTGTTGGCACTGAAAGTGTTCGGCAACGACGCTTTATACCCAACAACTTTCGGTGATATTTACATTAAAGCGATGGACGACGCCATTAAACTTGGTGCAGACGTTATCAACATGTCGCTCGGCGCCACCGCTGGATTTGTCGATACGTCGAGTCCTGAACAGCAAGCAGTAGAACGTGCGACAAATAATGGGATTTTAGTAGCGATTTCTGCTGGCAACGAAGACATGCTGGGGTCTGGTTTTCAAGCACCTTTTGCCAAAAACCAAGACTACGGTTTGATTGGTACACCGGGAACTTCGGTGGATTCGTTCGGGGTAGCGTCATTTGAAAATACAGTGATTACAACGGAGAGTTTTGTCTACAGCGTAGACGGCAAAGTGTCGGCTCGTGCGCTATACTTGCCGGCAAACGAAGTCGACCCGCAAAAACTACCAGATGCTTCTTATCAAATGGTTGAAGTTGGACTCGGTATGCCTGAGGATTTTGAAGGCAAAGACTTGACCGATAAATTCGCGTTGATTGCACGCGGCACCATTCCATTTGCGGAAAAAGCTTTTGCAGCGCAGTCTGCTGGAGCAGCAGGGGTTATTATTTACAACAACACGACAGGACCCGTTAATATGGAATGGGATCCGTCTATTACCATTCCGTTTTTGTCGACACTTCAAAAAGATGGATTGGCCATGAAAGCAGCATTACAAGCTGGAAAAGCGGTCACCATTGCGTTTGACGGAAAAGAGCTTGAGACGCCGAATCCAAATGCCGGTAAAATGAGTGATTTTACGTCTTGGGGACCAACACCCAACTTGGATTTTAAGCCAGAAATCACTGCACCTGGAGGTAATATTTTCTCGACGCTAAATGACAACGACTACGGGTTGATGAGTGGTACATCGATGGCGGCACCACACGTAGCAGGAGGAACGGCATTGATTTTTCAGCGCATTGAAGAGCTTGGCTTAGCAGGCAGAGACCGCGTTGAGTTCGCCAAAAACTTGCTGATGAATACGGCCAATCCAGTTGAACTGGTAGCGGGTCAATTCGTGTCACCAAGACGTCAAGGCGCAGGACTGATGCAGTTGCACGACGCCTTATCGACCGACGTAATCGTCACGGACGGAGCGACTGGTGACGCCAAAGTCGCGTTAAAAGAACTGACAAAAAATCAACTCACCATCAAGTTGCAAGCTGAAAATTTCTCAGACACGGCAGCAACTTACGCAATCACAGTTAACGTTCAAACCGATGCAATTGCAAAACACAAAAAGCGCAAGATCAACACGACCGATCCTAATCGAGCAGGATCAAAAGTGGTAACAGATCTCGTCAACATTACCGCACCCGACCTTGTGACGGTACCAGCAAATGGCACGACAGAAATTCAAGTGACGATCGATGCGTCAACTTTAGTAGGACGTCCCGAATTTAAAGCGTTCACTAACGGCTTTTTCATCGACGGGTTTATTACATTAACCGATGCGAGCGAAGAAGTGACCGGCAACACGCCGCTGACTGTGCCATATTTTGGCTTTAATGGCAAATGGGACGCAGCGTCGATTTTTGATGACGTCGCATGGAGCCCAGAAACGTTTTACGCTTCGACATTTTTAACGGACGATTTTGGATTGATCGTCAACGGCGGCAGCCACCAACAAGGTTTTGTTCCTGAGCGTTTTGCTTTTTCACCAAATGGCGACGGGAGCCGGGAGTCGATTATTCCCGTATTTTCGCTGTTGCGTAACGCCAAAGCGTTGGAAGTAAACGTGCTGGACGCGGATGGCAAGAAACTCCGGACCTTGCAGACAGGAAAAAACCTAGTGAAAAACTTCACGGAAAGCTTCTCCTATTATTATGATTTTTTCAACGAATGGAACGGCGAAGTGCTCGGCAAGCCAGTTAAAGACGGCCAGTATCAACTGCAAATGCGTGCGGTTATTGATTATCCAGGTGCTAAATGGCAGTCACGAGTCATGCCGATTTTAGTGGATACCGTGGCACCTAAAGCAACTGCTACGTTGGATACGAAAACGGGCACGGTGAAAGTCACCAGCTTTACCGATAACAAAGAAGGCGGAGGACCTGACCGTTGGGAAGTGTTCCATAACGGTGTGGAACTAACGCAAGCTCCGGACAGCTTTGAAGACCAGTCGTTATCACCGAGCGTCAAGAGCTACAAATTGCCTGTGGCCATCAAAAAAGGCGACAAGCTAAACGCGGTATTCCATGATACCGCCGGCAATAAAATCACAGTGCCACTAACCGGTATTGTTGCAGATACACAACAACCAGCAGTGTCCATCATCTCGCCGGGGCTTTTCGAAGTGCTAAGTACGAAGAGAGTCGGCGTATTCGGTGTCGTAGAAGACCAGTCACGTATCGTCTCAGTAACCGTTAACGGTGAAAAAGCCGAACGCTTTGACGGACTGTTTTTCCAACACACCTTAACACTCAAAGACGGGCGTAACGACATCTTCGCTAAAGCCGTCGACGAAGCTGGCAACGAACTCGAAGTACGCAGCCAAGTGTTAATCGATACACAGCCGGCGCTACTGAAATTTTTGGATCTGCCAGAAACTGTGGGTGCAGAAGCAGATTCTGCAGAAGTAAGGTTTAATGTCTCAGACAACATGAACGCCATCCAAGTGTATGTAATCGACAGCGAAGTTTTTCGCCAAGACATGACCGAGCCCTACGGCGAAGTCGGCTTTGATGAAGACATCACCATCACGGTTCCAGTTGCTGCTCTAGGTGATAACAAATTCACCTTGAAAGTCATCGACGCAGCAGGACATGTCACAGAAGAAAGCTTCACGATCAAGAAACAGTGAGTGAATAATAGAGTGTTTGATTGTTTGGGTGCCAGGCACCCAAACAATTCAAACACAATTCAAAAAAATATTTTGAAAGAGAATTTGCAGGTTATCGAGTGGTTTCACAGTGAAAAATTAGTTTTGAGTCAGTATGCGTACATAAATCCAAGTTATTGTCTTTTTAGAACAATTGACGAACCTCAATCTTATTTCTACTATAGTTATAATCAGTAGTTGAAAAGGAAGGAGCGTGAAACGATGGGGAGAAGTCGACGTATTTGGACTCCGCATGCATACGAACATGTTGTGATGAGAGGCAACAACAGGCAAGCGATTTTTCAAGAGAAATCAGATATCGACGCTTTTTTTAGAGTCTTAACGTATGCACACGAAAAGTACCCGTTTACCATGTTGGCCTATTGCTTAATGACCAACCATTACCACTTATTGATCCGCTCACCCGAAGTCCCGTTAAGCAAGCTAATGGCGCTCATCAACAAACGCTACAGCGATTATCACAAGAAAAAATACAACTACAGCGGCTATTTTTACGAAAGCCGTTATTATTCGGGCAAAGCCATAACCCACAAAAGCATCCTCGCAGTTAGCCGATACGTCCACAGAAACCCCATAGATACCAGTACCCCCATGGTAGCCACAATGAAAGACTATCCACACAGCTCGTACCGATTATACGCAGATGCGCTACAAGCCCCCTATCAATTCCTCGATTTAAGTTATTTGCCAACCCTTCTGCCAAGGCCATATTCCAAATGCTTAACGGGTTATTTGATGTACTGCGAAGAACGGGATCTTCCGGAGAGGAGAGATGGGGAATAGAATTGTACGAGAATTGAGCGGGTGCCAGGCACCAAATAAGAAAATTATTTCATTATTTGCATAAATTTAATAAAGCGTTTACAATTTTGCGCTATACTTGATAAGTAACTCATTCTATTCAAAGGAAGTGGAGCTTTTGTCGAGAAACACATGGACGAAGATTTTTTTGAGTTTACTACTGGTTTTGTCTGCAGTACTGCCTTACACAGCAGCAACTGCAACTGCTGCAGAACCGATTACGGTAGCTGAAGCCATTGCGAATAATTCCGGTTCGGCTACGGTGAAAGGATTTATCGTCGGGACAGTCATTAGCAACACTAGCTACGACCAAGAAGCGCCTTTTGCAGCTGCTTCAAATCTAGGGCTTGCTGATTCACCAAATGAAACCGATCCGACGAAAATTCTTCCAGTTCAGTTGCCATCAAGTTCCGCAATTCGTGCAGGTTTAAACTTGGTGAACAATCCAACTAAGTTTAAAGCAGAAGTGACCATTACAGGTTCATTAGAAACTTACTTTACAACAGCAGGTCTAAAGTCTCCAACGGCTTTCACGATTCTGTCTGAAGGTGAAGTACCACCTGAGGCAACTGTCGTCGATACGTTGGCACAAGCGCGCACGATGTCGGGCAAACTCGTCCAAGTTGACGCCACGGTGACAACAGGCATAGGATTTTGGGGCGCGACTGCCTTTTATGTACAAGACGATACAGCTGGCATGTACGTTTATGCTTCAAACGCCACCGTTGCACCGGGAGACAAGGTGCGGTTGACGGGAACGGTCGCGGAGTATAGCGGCGAGCTTCAGCTGCAGCCGAATACAATAGAAGTTCTTTCTACAGGCAACGACTTGCCGTCCGCTCAAACCGTTACACCGACCGCTATCAATGAACAGACACAAGGCGAGCGTATTGAATTAGAAAATGTGACCATCACAAACTTGAAATCCGTTAACGATTTTGGAACGTTTGAGTTTTCGGCAACAGCTGAAAACGGTGAAACGGTCACCATTCGTAACGATAACCGCAACGGACTAAACTTCGAACAATTTACGAAGCAATACAAAGAAGGCGATTTAATCCATGTCAGCGGAATCGCTTCAAAGTTCAACGCTTCTTATCAGGTGAAAACACTCGGCTTCGAGAGCTTTGACCTTGTGAATAAGCCAGCTGTCTATGTGGATGTGTTTCCAGGTGTCGTTTCGGAAGGCACTGAAATCACGCTAGCTTCAGGCTGGAAAAACGCCGCTATTTACTATACGCTTGACGGTTCCACACCAACTGCCGCAAGCACCAAATACACAGCGCCAATCGTTTTGACAAAAGACGTAACGATCAAAGCCATCGCCATCACGGACGAAACGTCTGAGATTTTTACTTTTACTTACACCGTTTTGAAAACAGGCGCCTTGAAAATCCGTGATATTCAAGGCGCGAATCATTACTCAGATTACCAAGGTGTCGTTGTCAATGAAATCGTCGGTGTCGTGACACACGTCTACAACTCGGCAAACTTCGTCATTCAAGACATCAATCCAGATGATGATGTGACAACTTCAGAAGCATTGATGGTCAATAAAGCATCAAATGGTCTTCAACTTGGTGACCTGGTTACCATCACCGGAACTGTAGAAGAGCATTTCCAAGAAGGCTATTCAGATGCAAAAGATAACGATTTACCAATCACGCGTATTCGTGCGACTGACGCAACCAAAACAGCAACAGCCGCACTTCCTGAACCCATTGTCATTGGAAAAGACGTTCAACCGCCATCTGAGATTATCGATAACGATGGCTTAACATCGTTTGATCCGACAGAAGACGGCGTTGATTTCTGGGAATCCCTTGAACTTATGCGCTTAGCTGTACCAAACGCACAGGTTGTGGGACCACAAAACTACGGCGAAGTGGTCGTCGTTGCTGAAAACTCACCAGGCACAGAATTCCATAAACAAGGTGGAATTTTGCTTTCAGAAAATGACTATAACCCAGAACGCATTACCGTCGATTTCAACAATGAAAACTACGTAGCCAAGGCAGGCGACTCGTTTACCGGTAATATTATCGGCGTAATGGGCTTCGGCTTTGGTAACTACAAGCTATGGGCGACAGAAAATGATTTACCAACGCTTAAAGACGGCGGCACGAAGCCGGAACAAACATGGATTGCTAAGCAAAAAGACGAACTGACGGTAGCCGCTTATAATGTAGAAAATTTTTCTGCAGATCCGAGTCATACATCTGATACCAAAGCACAGCGCATTGCAGAGTCGTTCGTTAACGACTTAAACTCACCAGACATCATCGTTATGGTAGAAGTACAAGACAATGACGGCCCGGTTGCATCAGGAAACAGTGACGCAACGTTAAGCTATGAACGGTTGATTCAAGACATCAAAACAGCAGGCGGTCCAACATATGCCTGGACTGACATCGCACCTGAATACAACAAAGACGGTGGGCAACCAGGTGGCAACATCCGTGTCGGGTATTTGTATAATCCTGAACGCGTAACCTTGTCAGAAGGAACAAAAGGCACTGCAACTCAAGACAACTCGTGGGTAGACGGCGAACTGGCTTTGAATCCAGGACGCGTTCAACCAATCGCAATGCCAAACACCCGTAAACCAATTGCTGCACAATTTGACTTCCAAGGTGAGCAGGTCGTCGTTATTGGCGCTCACTTAAACTCAAAAGGTGGAGACCAGCCACTATTCGGCAAAAACCAGCCGCCTGTTCTTGGCTCTGTTGCAGAGCGCATTGAACTGGCAACAGCGATTAACGGCTTTATCGCGGATGGACTTAAACAAAATCCAGACTTGAACGTGATCGTTGCAGGAGACATGAATGATTTCGAATTTACGCCTGCGCTAGCCGCATTAAAAGGCGATATTTTAACGAATAAAGTCGAAGATGTGCCAGTAGAAGATCGCTTTTCGTATTATTACCAAGGAAATTCACAAGTACTCGATCACTTGCTTGTGACGAACAACTTGGCACAACGTACAGAACTGGATATGGTCCACATTAACGCGATGTTCATGGAACAACAGGGCCGCGCATCAGATCATGATCCGCTACTAGCACAAATTGCCTTCGAAAAACCATCAGTTCCGGGCGAACAACAAGCAAATCCTGACTTTTCAGGTGACCAGGCTGTCGTTACAGCGGGCGAACCGAATAAAGATGGAGAACTTGCCATTACATTTACTGAAAGAAATCTAGTTGAACTGCTGAAGAGCGGCAAAGACTTACGGGTCGACATGCCGACAGCAGCTGTCAGCTTTTCAGCTGAAAACATTCAGCAAATTGTCTCAGCTGCAGGATCTGCATTTGTATTAGAGCTAGTAGTGGCAGACGCAAAAGAAGTCGACAAACGCCCAACTCTTACGAAACAAATCGACTTGTCGGTAACGGATGCAGCAGGAAAAGACCTTGCTTTGACATTCACTTCACCGGTGACACTGGCATTTGACACAACGAAAGACGTGAAAATCCAGTTTGGTGCGCGTGAAGATCGTAAAGGCAAGTGGAAAATCATGCAAGGAACATTAAAAGGGTCAACGTTTACTCTTCATGTGAACGAGTTAGGAAACTACACAGTCGTTACAAATAAAGGCCAAATAAAGAAAAAATAATACCCAAACAAGCATCCCGTTTGAATCGTGCCTAAAAAGCACGGTTTAACGGGATGCTTTTTCTTTGCGCGCACAAGACCTTTTATCAGCGAGTTGATATAATGAACACAAAAAGAAGCGAGTGAACACGATGAATCAACTCTCGAGCTATAAAAAAATACGGCCAGTTCTTTTATTTTTTGTTGTTGTCATGAGTGCCTGTCAAGCACCAAAAGAGGACACGCGACCAGTTCCAGAAGAAACTGAAATGGTAGAGCAAAGCCAAGCAACGATGATCGCCCATGCTAAAACGCATGTCTACACACTGTATACCGATCTTGAACAAGGTTCGGGTTTTTTGATTAACAACAAAGGGGACATCTTGACCAATGCCCACGTCGTTTTAGATGCATCCTACATCACCGTCAAAAATAGCGACGGTCAAGAGTTTAATGGCAACGTGATCGGTATATCTGAAACGGAGGATCTTGCCATTGTTCGTGTCGCTGAACTGGCGGGGAAAGAGCCGTTAGCGATTAAAATGGAGCCCGTGGAAATCGGTACGCCAGTCGTCGCAATCGGCAGTCCAAACGACCAAAG is part of the Planococcus kocurii genome and encodes:
- a CDS encoding DUF6359 domain-containing protein, with the translated sequence MELLSRNTWTKIFLSLLLVLSAVLPYTAATATAAEPITVAEAIANNSGSATVKGFIVGTVISNTSYDQEAPFAAASNLGLADSPNETDPTKILPVQLPSSSAIRAGLNLVNNPTKFKAEVTITGSLETYFTTAGLKSPTAFTILSEGEVPPEATVVDTLAQARTMSGKLVQVDATVTTGIGFWGATAFYVQDDTAGMYVYASNATVAPGDKVRLTGTVAEYSGELQLQPNTIEVLSTGNDLPSAQTVTPTAINEQTQGERIELENVTITNLKSVNDFGTFEFSATAENGETVTIRNDNRNGLNFEQFTKQYKEGDLIHVSGIASKFNASYQVKTLGFESFDLVNKPAVYVDVFPGVVSEGTEITLASGWKNAAIYYTLDGSTPTAASTKYTAPIVLTKDVTIKAIAITDETSEIFTFTYTVLKTGALKIRDIQGANHYSDYQGVVVNEIVGVVTHVYNSANFVIQDINPDDDVTTSEALMVNKASNGLQLGDLVTITGTVEEHFQEGYSDAKDNDLPITRIRATDATKTATAALPEPIVIGKDVQPPSEIIDNDGLTSFDPTEDGVDFWESLELMRLAVPNAQVVGPQNYGEVVVVAENSPGTEFHKQGGILLSENDYNPERITVDFNNENYVAKAGDSFTGNIIGVMGFGFGNYKLWATENDLPTLKDGGTKPEQTWIAKQKDELTVAAYNVENFSADPSHTSDTKAQRIAESFVNDLNSPDIIVMVEVQDNDGPVASGNSDATLSYERLIQDIKTAGGPTYAWTDIAPEYNKDGGQPGGNIRVGYLYNPERVTLSEGTKGTATQDNSWVDGELALNPGRVQPIAMPNTRKPIAAQFDFQGEQVVVIGAHLNSKGGDQPLFGKNQPPVLGSVAERIELATAINGFIADGLKQNPDLNVIVAGDMNDFEFTPALAALKGDILTNKVEDVPVEDRFSYYYQGNSQVLDHLLVTNNLAQRTELDMVHINAMFMEQQGRASDHDPLLAQIAFEKPSVPGEQQANPDFSGDQAVVTAGEPNKDGELAITFTERNLVELLKSGKDLRVDMPTAAVSFSAENIQQIVSAAGSAFVLELVVADAKEVDKRPTLTKQIDLSVTDAAGKDLALTFTSPVTLAFDTTKDVKIQFGAREDRKGKWKIMQGTLKGSTFTLHVNELGNYTVVTNKGQIKKK